GGCATTTAGGAAACATAACAACATGGGAGTTTTCAATAAGATCATGACACGTAGCCGACGGTTACAACAAATTTGCTATAAAAGGCGGCAGTtcgtctctttctcttttacGTTACCTTTACTTTCCTAAAGTTATTTCTCAATAGCTATATATGTTAACTTAAGTATCAGAGTTATCATTTGACAGCTCGCTCCAATAAACTCTTTTGCTAAATCTGTTTTTGCTGCAAGTACTTCCAATCGTCACCATGGCACACGATCAATTGTTCTAACATAAAGCACATCTTTTTTAATCAACAAAATTATACATGCATTCAGTGAATTTTAAACCTACAGCCTCTTTATTTATCCCATTTATAAAAGAGAATTAAGGAAACACCATATGAGCTTGAAGCCCGTTGGCATAGCACGTCTTTGTGCATATACGAATTTAAATCAATCTCAATGCTATGACCTGTAAAAGGTACAGGCGatgatttttagaagaaaaatattatatgcaCTTTCATCCTACACCCATCCCATCATCACCTCTTAGATCAGCtctcgcaaaaaaaaaaaattcaatgatggATGGAGAATATCACATCAACCTAACGGAGTGAAAGTGAGATAAAGGTGTAGTATATAACTTTACTCTTTTTAGAATTATCTATGTTTTTTCTTAACAGATataaattttctacaaattgGGTTGTATGAATTCTTTCAAACTCAATTGGTCTCTAAAAAAATCATGTCTCTTGAGAAATACATTTGAGAAGCATATactatttaagaaaaatatatgtacTTCTTCCATGCTGCTGAAAAATACATGATACTTTTAGAGATTAGGGTAAAAAAATTTCCCTACGGTCgattttgtatgaaatttatgTCATTCCCCAAACAAGTTGGGATTAGAGATCGGGCGAGTGGGATTAAAAAAAGGTTTGAGCTCCTGCAACTTAGGCACTCGACAATATCCTTCAAAAGTTGattctcttcttcatcttccacATTTCGTCCCTATCCAGAAAATGGCGACAGATCCAAAACCAAAGAATTTGGCTGAAGCAAATGAGTTTGTCTCATTGGAAAACCTAATATCCCGAAAGCGAAAACCAGGTTATCTTCTTAGGGCACTACTTGATGAACATTACCCGCCTGGTTTTCTCAGAAAGGTGAGATAAAGCTTCCAATATTTCAACCATGCACATCAGTTGATCATGTCCTCATGACTACAACCAAAATGACacatttttttggtttctcaagctggttttctttttcttttctttttttcctttttaagaaattatatgTCAAGCAGCATCAGCCTCTCCCATGCCTATGTTTCATATCTTTGTCCAACATTTCATATATACTTTAGCAAAGTTtcatcaagtatatatataactttattGGCATGCATAATGTAGCAGGTGGTCGCAGAGACAATAGCGACCTATCTTTTAGTGTTTGTGGCGTGTGGTTCAGCTGCTCTTAGCGCAGCTGATGAAAACAGAGTCTCAAAACTGGGAGCCTCCGTTGCCGGAGGGCTTATTGTGACTGTGATGATCTATGCAGTAGGACACATCTCCGGCGCACACATGAACCCGGCCGTCACTCTAGCTTTTGCAGCTGTCAGACATTTTCCATGGAAGCAGGTACGTAACATGACCTTCTCAAAAACCCCCCATGGTCGAAACTCGAAAGTAGGCCCCTGGAGGCTTCCTTTTTTGGCAATTTCATACTGTTCTCTTAGGTTCCAACTTCCATCCAAGGACAATGAGATGTcaaaattgttatttatttatttaaaaaaaaaaaaaaccattttcatTTAGTTTTACAAATGAAAATTTACTTGTCTCTAGATACTATTTGTGTTCCTATCAtgttccttatatatataggcaagATGCGGAAGCTCTTTCGACTCGGCTACTGGCCCATGCGGGGCGGGCTGGCTAtcaaaattgttatttaattactataacttttttccttttcatttagttttacaattcttatcttttctttcttttctttttttttttctttttttgaaagtagttttataaaattgttatttgtcttttatatcatatatagtatgtatagataatatttatgtTACACAGAACACTAAAAAAGTTTCTTGGTCATTTCCCCTTAAATTGTCACATGAAAATAGTAATATTGTCCGTGGACTCGGTTTTTGTTCCAAACATTATCTCCCATTTAAAAATTCAGGACTTCCAGACAATTTTAACACATAATTTACAAAGGAATAAAAGAAGCATCTTATTTGGCCTTAAATGTTAAACATAATTCAAAGAAGCATAAATACATGTAATATTGAAGTATTAACAGAAGTAACAAAGGAATGAAAGAAGCATTTTGTTGCAGGTCCCAGTTTATGCAGCAGCTCAACTGGCTGGAGCTATTTCTGCTGCATTTACACTGCGTGTAATATTGTACCCAATAAAGGATCTCGGCACTACATCACCAACCGGAACAGAAATTGAAGCTCTAGTCACAGAGATAGTGGTGACATTTACTATGATGTTCACCGCTTCAGCTGTTGCAACGGATACTAAAGCTGTAAAATTTTATTCACATTCCAAATTTTACAAACCTTTTCAACACGGTAAATTTACTCATTAGATTATGTCTCCCTTTCCCCAGATAGGAGAGCTTGCGGGTCTTGCAGTTGGTTCTGCAGTATGCATTTCATCCATCTTTGCCGGGTAGGTAAAATTAATTCTTAATTATTTACCTTAACCATGAAAACTATTCCTTATAAATCTAAATAATGAATGCTAACAAGTTGTCGAGTCATGGCCAGACCAATATCAGGGGGATCTATGAACCCAGCGAGGACAATAGCTCCAGCAATTGCAAGCGCATCCTATAAGGGGATTTGGGTGTATTTCGTCGGCCCAGTGACTGGAACGCTTCTAGGGGCATGGGCTTACAAACTGATTCGGGTGCCGGATGAATTAGTTCACCCAATATCCACTGAGGAGCAGCGAAGGGAGGTGATTAAATATCCTGAGAATTCTGTGTGAAGGGATGGTTGTGCCCATGATGGGGAAATTGTGACAAGCTTCCCCGAATCTGGAATTCCCACAAGTCTTACAAGGCATATGTCCAACATCTTGTATATGCTTTTGTGGTTagctttctatatatattagtaatgtGACACCCACCACCTGTGTAATAGTTATGATAAGTACAAAAACAGACCATAAGTCTGTCGATTACAAACTTACAACAGTGGCACACGAGGGCACCACTagcaaatccaaaaaaaattgaagtctgGTCTTTGCCTCTCACGAAAAGAGTGAAATTCTTTCCTCCCTACTGTTGGGCAATGCCGTTACCATTTTTCATACGGAATAATATTAAGCGAGGCAACATCAATGCAGATTGAAGGAACTCGTAAATGTATGCCAAAGGCATGATTAATACACATCAATTTAATCTTATATTTAACTACTATATATAATAATACACATCAATATGTTAGAAAACTAAATACGTAAGTAATATGCGCAAGGCCATACGAACCAAATAAATACTGTCACCTTAAACAAAGTGTATCATAAAGCAGTTTTTTCACACACCATAAAACTATCTGAGTTAATTGTAATGCTCTTGGTGCAATTATCAGTTTTGTAGATTCCCACAAGTCGATCGGCCAATTCAAACATGTTGTTTCTGAGGCTGCATATGGCATTAAAGATAAGACAAAGAACAGCATAAGTAAATATATCAGTAACTAGCAATAACTCCAGAGGATTATCTAACCTACcttataattataaattgtgCGTCTTTTGTCCGGTCCTTTACATAATGCCCCACAATAGAAACATTTTTGAAGTCTGCACACCGTATGGAATAAAATAAGCCAATGTAAActtgtagaaaaagaaaaagataaagataaaacgatttaaaaaaaaaatgaaagtatgCTAAAGGATTCAAGAAAAATACCCTGCGCAGCATCAATTTCATCCATTACATACAACGGAGTTGGCTTGTAGTGATGAAGTGCGAAAACAAGAGCTAATGAACTCAGAGTCTGAAAGCAATAAAAGGAACAACAATATATTACTCAACTGAATAAGATTCAGTAATTTCAATTGCTAGTTATTCAGGGAGATCAGACGCCCAATAAACTGAGGTTAAGTCAACAATGTTCAAATATAACCTTTTCGCCACCCAATAAATTGGCAATATTCTTCCAGCTCTTCTTTGGTGGCCTTACACCGAAAACAACACCTTCACTCCTTCAGAGAAAGGATCCAAAGAGTCCACAAGCTCAAGTTCGGCGTCACCCCCAAGTGTGATCATCTATAGCAAGTTCATTAAACAggcaaaactaaaattattactAGCGCATATATGTtacaagaagaaaaggaaatgaggATGACACAAGCAGCATCAATTATGGGAAAAAAGGGCCAATCAAGTGTAATTATTCAATGAGAGAACACAATTCAGCGCCTAAATACAAATGCCATCTGCGATTCAAACTGTTTTATGCATATTCAAATCATTTTCATATGAAGAACAAATAGTCAAAAAGAACGACCATAAAGTTTATAATCCAGTAAAAATTTGAGAGAGGAGATCTATTCACCAACCTGATACATCTCCTTTAGCTTCAAAGATATTGCATTGAAGCCTGCCATGAACTCATCCAACCTGCTATCAATATATTCTAAGCATATATAGATCATCATCACAAATTAATTATTCACACAATTTTAGATTGATAATCTATATctaatccttttttctttttgataaatgaaaatatatatatatatatatatatatatatatatattgaagagaaaaaaattaacacatcaTTGAGTCTCATTTTAAGCAAAGCTCAAATCAACAGGTAGGAATAACTAGATACTAATCCATATCAAGTCCTATAAAAGGGTTTTTACACTTTTTAGGCAAGTCCAATATAGGTTTAGGAAGCTTTATTTCATAACTGGATTCGAATTCTCTACAATGACCAAACAAGTTTGGGCCTAAGAACCNNNNNNNNNNNNNNNNNNNNaacgacgtcgttttgatatttatttttcatattagtaAATATTCGTTATATTTTTCTAACGAAACTCGTCTAGCTCAGTTGGTTGAGCGCATGCCGTACGCCTACTGGTCGTGGGTTTGAGTCCCATGCTGGTCGCCTTTTACTtacatttttacttatcaaaataaaatattttcctagtcaaaacggcgtcgttttgtcTTGAATTTGTGCCCTATATAATCTCATTTAGAACCTCTCTTCCGTTTCCCCTAACCCTCGCCGCGGCCGTCCCTCTCATCTTCCTCTCTTTGTCACTCTCCTCtcatctcttcctctctctcactctcatctAATCTAtgcctctctctcactctcctcTCATCTTTGCCTCTCTCTATCACTCTCACTCATGACTCCACCtctatgtttatttttatatgatttttattttatttttttgctgtttggttgccaagaaagtGGAGGAAAAGAGGTATTTTCTTGCTAAGCATGTTTTAGAATTTAGACTCGAGTTTCTGTGCCTTTTTTGGTTCAAGTTGTGTTCCCtgatttagtatttttaatctaattaagaattctttttctttctgatgtttggttgccgagaaagtgaaggaaaatttctttttcttaccgTTTGGGCTTGATTTTTCAATCTATTTTCTTGCTGATTGTGACCCAGCCCAACCCGACATTACCGACCGTCACCGTAACCGACTCGGCGGTGACGGTCGGTGGCGGTACAAATCATTGTCGGAAAAAGTCGGTGAATttaccgactttaccgactttGGAGCGGAAGCAAAAATTTCCTACCGTAACCGACCGTAACCGACCGACGCTCACCCCGGTAAATATATCAGTAACTAGCAATAACTCCAGAGGATTATCTAACCTACcttataattataaattgtgTGTCTTTTGTCCGGTCCTTTACATAATGCCCCACAATAGAAACATTTTTGAAGTCTGCGCACCGTATGGACTAAAATAAGCCAATGTAAActtgtagaaaaagaaaaagataaagataaaacgattttaaaaaaaatgaaagtatgCTAGAGGATTCAAGAAAAATACCCAGCGTAGCATCAATTTCATCCATTACATACAGCGGAGTTGGCTTGTAGTGATGAAGTGCGAAAACAAGAGCTAATGAACTCAGAGTCTGAAAGCAATAAAAGGAACAACAATATATTACTCAACTGAATAAGATTCAGTGATTTCAATTGCTAGTCATTCAGGGAGATCAGACGCCCAATAAACTGAGGTTAAGTCAACAATGTTCAAATATAACCTTTTCGCCACCCGATAAATTGGCAATATTCTTCCAGCTCTTCTTCGGTGGCCTTACACCGAAAACAACACCTTCAGAGAAAGGATCCAAAGAGTCCACAAGCTCAAGTTCGGCGTCACCCCCAAAAGTGATCATCTATAGCAAGTTCATTAAACAggcaaaactaaaattattactAGCGCATATATGTtacaagaagaaaaggaaatgaggATGACACAAGCAGCATCAATTATGGGGAAAAAAGGGCCAATCAAGTGTAATTATTCAATGAGAGAACACAATTCAGCGCCTAAATACAAATGCCATCTGCGATTCAAACTGTTTTATGCATATTCAAATCATTTTCATATGAAGAACAAATAGTCAAAAAGAACGACCAGAAAGTTTATAATCCAGTAAAAATTTGAGAGAGGAGATCTATTCACCAACCTGATACATCTCCTTTAGCTTCAAAGATATTGCATTGAAGCCTGCCATGAACTCATCCAACCTGCTATCGATATATTCTAAGCATATATAGATCATCATCACAAATTAATTATTCACACAATTTTAGATTGATAATCTATATctaatccttttttctttttgataaatgaaaatatatatatatatttaagagaAACAAATTAACACATCATTGAGTCTCATTTTAAGCAAAGCTCAAATCAACAGGTAGGAATAACTAGATACTAATCCATATCAAGTCCTATAAAAGGGTTTTTACACTTTTTAGGCAAGTCCAATATAGGTTTAGGAAGCTTTATTTCATAACTGGATTCGAATTCTCTACAATGACCAAACAAGTTTGGGCCTAAGAAcctacttacaaaaaaattaagggttaaatattaaataccccccctggggttttattgctttatttttttcttctctaggatttgatttttattacatgaggtccctgtgattttgataatagaccaaattagtcttCTGTCatttgacttaacggaattccacgtggaccaatcaaaagttgacacgtggcacgtacttaatttttttaaaattttttaaaaaaaaaacaaaaaaagaacaaaaaaaaaggaaaaaaaactgggggtggcctggccacccccatggccaaaggccaaccccaaatggccaagagccaaccccaattttttttttttttttttttttaaaaaaaaaaatacatttttttttaattttttttttttaaaaaaaaaaataggtgccacatgtcaacatttgattagtcaacgtggaattccgttaagtcaactaacggtcaattgatagaggactaatttggtctattatcaaaaccacagggacctcttgtgataaaaatcaaatcctaagagaaaaaaataaaacaatgaaaccctagagggtatttagtatttaacccaaaaattaaagaagcaaTTTGTCCTAACAActtaataaaaaagttttgggCCTAAGAAATCGAAGGGACATGTAAGGGGAGTTGAGATATATAGCCCAAGTTCAAAAAGGAGGCGTAAATTGTGTACAAGATACTAGCAAAAAAATTGTGTACATTTATGCATGTATGAGTAATTTAGTAGACTGTTGTCCTTAAGgagtagcttaatcggctgtaaattacgcctcatgaagcagaggtcattagttcgaatctcttatctcccttcccttgtgtggacatgtaaaaaaaaaataaaaaaaaatagtagaccgttatacaattattatataatttggatgatgtggcagtaaaaattattaaaaaaaaaaatttgagttgattctttttcttacattattaaattaaataacaatcatataacagtctactaaataatattagtgtgttaaaatatatataactaagAAGCCATATGCATATGTATTACTCTTACGATTATTCATAGCGCacttttatatttcttttcttttaactttacTTTTTGACTTGGTAACCAAGGGCACTTTACCTGCATTTGCAAGCAATGGGGATCCCTCTTCAGTCCACCAAATAATATCCTTGGCATGTACCTACCCATGACTCAATGCTCTAATTGAATAGCTTCGATCTTCTCAAATCACTTTCCAATCTTACTCCATACCCTTCTAGGGtttctcaactttattttttcttttatgtggtttcatttttatcacaggaggtccctatagttttgataagtaaccaaattagtccatccgttagttgaccattatgactgacacgtggaccaataagatgtcgacacgtggcacatatttaattttttttaaaaaaaattattattttttaattaaaaaaatgtttttttttattgaaaaaaaagggaaaaaaaattgggggtggctccttggccatttgggggtggccgaNNNNNNNNNNNNNNNNNNNNNNNNNNNNNNNNNNNNNNNNNNNNNNNNNNNNNNNNNNNNNNNNNNNNNNNNNNNNNNNNNNNNNNNNNNNNNNNNNNNNGATTTGAAAATTTAGGggggggtctgcaaaatcggccgAAAGTTCAGGAGagcttagtgaagttttcccaataTATTATTATGAGGAGTACTGAGGAGGGATCCCATTGCTTGCAAATGCAGGTAAAGGCCCTGGGTTACCAagtcaaaaagaaaagttcaaacaaaagataaaagtgCGCTAAGATTGCTTGCAATATGGATAATCCAAAGAGTAATACACATATGCCTTCATAGttataaattaatgttatttccacaaaaaaaaataaattatttagattattatatatttatgatgTAACCGTAAAAAATTAAGTATTGATCAACactttaaaaaagagaaaatcaatAACATTAATTTTGCAAGAATACCCATACCCTCTTGCGGCTTAACTTTATTTTTCCCCgtggttttatttttactgCTGCGAGGCCCATGCTATTGGAGAAGCGACCAAATTATCTATCCGTTAGTTGATCGTTAGATTCGACATCGGGACCAATCGACGTCGACACGCAGCAATATACGACTcttttaaattaacaaaatgtattttttttttatttttaaaaaagaaacggGAAAATTCCACATGTGGGTATCGACCGGCTAGGCCAATTCCCCATGGAGTTCAATCGGGTGGCCTCACACCCTCATTGACCTGCGGGGTGGCCTTAAACCACCTCAATCGACCACCTGTAGGTGGTTTCtagccaccccccaaatggccaaggagcCGTTCcaattttttccccttttttttttttccaataaaaaaaagatttttttaattaaaaataataaattttttaaatttttttttttaaaatgagtcaGGTACCACACGGTCGATCTTATCGTCTGTTTGTCGTTCTAACTACCAATTGATGTGACTATTTGTCACTTATCAAAACTATATGCACTCCTCCTCAGCGATAAAATGAAAccacaattaataaaaataaagccgGTAACCCAATGACAGCAAGATTTGAAAGTGATTTGAGAAGATCGAAGCTATTCAATTAGAGCATTGAGTCATGGGTAGGTACATGCCAAGGATATTATTTGGTGGACTGAAGAGGGATCCCCATTGCTTGCAAATGCAGGTAAAGTGCCCTTGGTTACCAAGTCAAAAAgtaaagttaaaagaaaagaaatataaaagtGCGCTATGAATAATCGTAAGAGTAATACATATGCATATGGCTTcttagttatatatattttaacacactaatattatttagtagactgttatatgattgttatttaatttaataatgtaagaaaaagaatcaactcaaatttttttttttaataatttttactgccacatcatccaaattatataataattgtataacggtctactatttttttttattttttttttacatgtccacacaagggaagggagataagagattcgaactaatgacctctgcttcatgaggcgtaatttacag
This window of the Corylus avellana chromosome ca5, CavTom2PMs-1.0 genome carries:
- the LOC132182168 gene encoding aquaporin NIP2-2-like, with the protein product MATDPKPKNLAEANEFVSLENLISRKRKPGYLLRALLDEHYPPGFLRKVVAETIATYLLVFVACGSAALSAADENRVSKLGASVAGGLIVTVMIYAVGHISGAHMNPAVTLAFAAVRHFPWKQVPVYAAAQLAGAISAAFTLRVILYPIKDLGTTSPTGTEIEALVTEIVVTFTMMFTASAVATDTKAIGELAGLAVGSAVCISSIFAGPISGGSMNPARTIAPAIASASYKGIWVYFVGPVTGTLLGAWAYKLIRVPDELVHPISTEEQRREVIKYPENSV